The nucleotide window CGCTTGGCTGATCTACGCGGCCCTGACCATTTGGGTGATCTACCGGGTGGTTCGCGGCTGGCTGCGCCTGCGCGCCGAGCAACCGATCTGAAGGTCGCCCCACTGCTCAACTGATACCAGGCTTCGCCGGCCGCTCAGCGGGACCCCATCCGTGGGCACACGTGCCAACGGGCGACAAACGAGTCACCCACCGCGCGGCGAATCTTGCCCCCACTCGCCCAGCGGCGCCGGGCAGCCGATTGTTGCCATGCGATAATCGTCCCCGTAGTCACCCCGAGGAACGCGCTCCATGGCCGCCGTCGACCGCCCCATCGCCCCACTCTGGCCCCCCAACATCGCCGACGGCCTGCCGAGCCTATTCGTACGATTAGGTTGGCTAGGGGTGTGGACGCAGGTGCTGATCATCGGTGCCGACGCCGCCTTCATGGGCATCTTCCTGCTCTCCGGCGACCGCGCCGCGGAGGGTGTAGGCCTGCGAGGTGTGCTGGTGGTGGCGGGCTTGCTCGTCATGTGCTTCACCACGGTTTGGTTCTTCCGCTACGCCCAGCTCGGCCGCGGCATGATCGACCCGAAAAACTTCCCGGACTACGACAAGGTGGTGAGCACCCTCTGGGTGGGCCTGTGGGCGAGCGTGGTCGGCATCGGGCTTTCCCTGCTGCTGCTCTACCTCGCCGTGGGGCGACTGCTGCTCTCGCTCCTGGCGGCGCCCCAGGTGGGCGCGGCAATGGCGAACAACGCCGCTCCGGGCGCCACAGTGTCCGCCTTCGATGGCGCTGCGCTGATGGGTTCGCTCATCGTGCTCACCGCCGAAATGGCGATCATCGCCATGACCCTCCTACTACTCTTCCGTACGACGGGTCACGGCCGCGCCTCAGACGGCTGATCCGACTCCACCGGCGGTGGCGCCTCGAGCGACACCCGGCGTAGGCGCCTCATGTCCACGGTCGTCGGATGCTCCTCACCCAGCACTTGCGTAAGGCCGTTGATCGAGCGGGTGAATTCTTCATCGGCGGCGGTAAGACGCCCCTGACTGGCGAGCAGCGAGCCGTAGTTGCCGCGTGCGATCAGCACCACGAAGTGCTGCTCCCCCAAAATCTCATCCGCGCGGCTAAGTGCCCGTGCAAACTCGGCAGCCGAGCGATCGTAATCGAAGGCGTCCTTGAGGATAGCCGCCAGGCGAAGACGCGACTCGATCACCTCCGGGTGATCCTCGCCGAGCACCCGCTCGCGTATGCTGACCACCGCCTGTGCGTGGCTTACGGCCTCCTCCATGCGATCCAAGTTGTTGTAGGCATCGGCGAGGTTGCCTCGGGCAACCAAGGTGGCGCGGGCACCTTCACCCAGCACTCTCGTCTGTCGGGCGACCACGTCTTCCAACAAGGGCATGGACTCTTCCCAGCGATCCTGCACACTCAAGCTGGCCGCAAGATTGGCCTGCGAGGTGAGCGTGTCACCGTGGTTCGGCCCTAGCAGCTCGCGCCGCATCTCAACGTTGAGTCGAAGCTGCTCCTCCGCAAGACCGTACTCGCCGCGTCGAAAATGCACGCCCGCCATTTGGGAGACGATGTGCTGCGTCAGCTCGTGGCGCTCTCCCCAACGCGCGCGAGCACGCGACAACGCCTGCAGGTAGTACCCTTCCGCTTCGTCGATTTGTGCCTGAACGAAGTGCGTCGCGCCGATATCGCTGAGCCTGCGCACGGTCTCCTCATGACGCTCACCGAGGATCGACTCATTGATGGCGAACGATTGCTGTAGCTGGGAGAGCGCTTCGTCGTAGTAAGCCAGCTCGCGGTAGGTATTGCCGATCGTGGCGCGGATCGCCGCCTCCACGGCCGGCTCTGCGGACAGCTCGCTGGTCGGATCGTCCAGGCTGGCCACCGCCTGATCCAGCACTTCACGCACCGTGACGTCGCGGCCCTGCGCCTGGTCGGGACTCACCGCCGCCAGCATCTCCACCACGAAGGTCGACACGGAGGATGCCCGCCGGGACTCGCGGGCCGCCACCTGCCCCTGCCACGCCGCCACCCCGAGGCCACCGATCAATGAGGTCAGGACGAGCACGGCGGCGCCGACGGCCAGGCGGTAGCGCTTGAGAAAGCGACCGAACAGATAGGTCGCGCTGTCCGCGCGCGCACTGATAGGTTGCCCTGCCAGGTGCCGGCGAAGGTCATCGGCCAGGGCACCCGCGGATCGGTAGCGGCGCTCGGGCGTCTTGGCCAGACACTTCAGGGTGATCACATCGAGATCGCCCTGAAGCTGACGATGCAGCCGCTGACTCAACGCAATCTTAGGCGAGGACTCGGGGCCCGTGACGAGCGCCGTGGAGGGCCGCACCGGTTGCTCACGCAGGACCGCCTCGTAGATCTCCACCGGCGAGCGCCGGCCAAGGTCGTAGGGACGACGCCCCGTCAGCAGCTCGAACAGGATGCCGCCGAGCGCGTAGACGTCCGTCGCCGCCGTGATCGGCTCGTGCATGAGCTGCTCGGGCGCACCGTACTCAGGCGTAAGCAGGGCCATACT belongs to Pseudomonadota bacterium and includes:
- a CDS encoding serine/threonine-protein kinase, whose product is MTPEQWEHVCTLFEAAIPLPQEERDAFVASLVEEPDPVRRELQGLLAEHDDGAPSILATQLGEAAGDWAAAEANAERLTPIGPYQPERVLGRGGMGVVYLASRADGQFDQRVALKLVKQGLDSEATRRRFLFERQVLARLQHPGIARLLDGGVSEDGQAYFAMEYVEGESLFTYVERHGLSLEARLRLFVQVCDAVEYAHRNLIVHRDLKPGNILVTEDGEPRLLDFGIAKWLEEGDGANERAPVTQTSMALLTPEYGAPEQLMHEPITAATDVYALGGILFELLTGRRPYDLGRRSPVEIYEAVLREQPVRPSTALVTGPESSPKIALSQRLHRQLQGDLDVITLKCLAKTPERRYRSAGALADDLRRHLAGQPISARADSATYLFGRFLKRYRLAVGAAVLVLTSLIGGLGVAAWQGQVAARESRRASSVSTFVVEMLAAVSPDQAQGRDVTVREVLDQAVASLDDPTSELSAEPAVEAAIRATIGNTYRELAYYDEALSQLQQSFAINESILGERHEETVRRLSDIGATHFVQAQIDEAEGYYLQALSRARARWGERHELTQHIVSQMAGVHFRRGEYGLAEEQLRLNVEMRRELLGPNHGDTLTSQANLAASLSVQDRWEESMPLLEDVVARQTRVLGEGARATLVARGNLADAYNNLDRMEEAVSHAQAVVSIRERVLGEDHPEVIESRLRLAAILKDAFDYDRSAAEFARALSRADEILGEQHFVVLIARGNYGSLLASQGRLTAADEEFTRSINGLTQVLGEEHPTTVDMRRLRRVSLEAPPPVESDQPSEARP
- a CDS encoding DUF3611 family protein, producing the protein MAAVDRPIAPLWPPNIADGLPSLFVRLGWLGVWTQVLIIGADAAFMGIFLLSGDRAAEGVGLRGVLVVAGLLVMCFTTVWFFRYAQLGRGMIDPKNFPDYDKVVSTLWVGLWASVVGIGLSLLLLYLAVGRLLLSLLAAPQVGAAMANNAAPGATVSAFDGAALMGSLIVLTAEMAIIAMTLLLLFRTTGHGRASDG